Genomic DNA from Salvia miltiorrhiza cultivar Shanhuang (shh) chromosome 1, IMPLAD_Smil_shh, whole genome shotgun sequence:
TTCTATACTATTCCACCTAATGGCACGTTACCATAATTTATGTGTGGCCCCAAAATTATTGGCCATTCAAGCTTACAGTAGGACCACATTGTAGCTCCACTCCAATAATATCTACTGCTTAACTCCATTGCTTTCACTGTATTCTGGGCCTAACACCTTTTTCCTTCATGTGGTGGACATGTGTTTCGTCTTCATATCGGGTGTTGTCTTGATACTTCATACTCGTCTCGTTTCTTCAGTTTGGTGCGATGAAACGAAATACGAGGTCAGATGATGAACAATGGCAGAATTCAAACAGTCCCTTATCTGTTTGAGATGCCTCTGCCTCTACTTGGATTTTATTATAATCTTAACATCATTCAACGTAGTTTTCAAGATCAACAAATGGATAATTTGCTCACGTTCAACAAAACTTCATACGAAACCATGCCGATTAAAAAAAGGCTAAGATTATAATTGCAAGTGACAATTTACTAATTCACACTCCTTGCTATATAAGAAAAGGCCTCAGTCGGAATTACTCGAGCACCAGAAATGCAAATTTCTCTAGTAAAATTGTGACAGCATGGTATAACAGTTTGTTGGTGGATAAATGTACTAAACAAGTTTACAAAACCGAGCAACAACAAACTGTTATACCATGCTGTCACAATTTTACTAGATAAAGTATTCAGCTGCctaaaaaaatgtcttaaatttaCTCTACCTGAAATAGTCTAAACTAAGAAAacatgaaaatgaataaccagaACCACCTATTTATtagttttttcaatttttccccAAAAGGGAAAAATTCCTGCAGAACCACCAATTAACCAAGTCCTAGATTTGAGCACCGGCTCTTCTGGTCCAAATATGTTCAGGACCTCAGGTACCTGCAACAATCCAAAACTCGATATATTAATGGGGATGACAAGAACTTTGGGGTCCTGTGTCTacctaaaaaaattgaaattaggtTAAAAGAACATGAAGATGTCTGTCTGCTTAGAATATGCTTGTGAGTCATTAGTCACTTCAAGAAGCATTAGTATGTAGAGCCACTTGTGTTTCCATTACTAATGTAGTGGAGCTGAACAGACATCCTAAAGGCCACAAACTAAGCAACAAATGCCAGAGTACTTTAACAGTTCTAAAAACGGCTCATGGAAAGGTCCTACAGCAAACATGCCTGTTTCTCATTTCTTTGCCCAATTTTCTCTCGTCCACAATTTCTAGAAGATAAGCCATCACACGATGAGTTTGCCAGATTCAGTTAAATTAACCAGATTTTACCAACAGCTTATCTAGGTAAACATCGTGGGACTTATATATTAATGATAAGTGTTAATAAAAAAAACCCGATAACACTCGATTTTTATGCAGAACAAATAAGAAAAGCATGGGAAAATACAGACTCTATACCTAAGCTAGATTGAAATTATGAAAGCATACATGTCTGACTAACTAACCGTAGCCTCTGATGGGTACCACAAAGCATGAAGTAAAAGCCAGTTACACAggtaaaataaatagataataGCCACACATagaaccccccccccccctccccccaaaaaaaaaaaaattcagctACCATAATCCTAAAATGAAAGTGAACAGAAATGGTTTCACAGAGAGCCAGAGACCATATAATCTTTCTTCAACCAATAGAAGCTAGAACCAGGGCTGAGGTTGTATTCTATTAATTTGAAAGAAAGACGGGACTTTAACTTTGATCAGCTACCGTGATCAGCATAACTGAAATTAATTTCTCCCCAATAGAAGTAGAAAATGCACGTTAATTTAACTccatttattaaaaattaaaataatagtgattttattagtttacttgagtaaaaataataaatatctaTTAGTACATTGTGGTGTGATTGTTACATAATCAGTTTGCATAACTGGATATGTTAGTAACTTATGATACTTTTTGCTACTATTGAATTCACTAACAGTCTAACCTACTGCCCATGATACATAAAGTAGTCAAAGATATCCTCCACTAGATCAACTTACAAGTTCATAAGAGAAAAGAACCTCAAAGTTTCAcaaagaaaaacctaaaaagTCAGTCAGTCCGCGCTTCTATTAAATGAAATATCTGCTAACCTTACCATTATTCAACTCCTATGATCatcaataaattctaaattctaACTTGTTATCAACTAATAACGTGAAACAAAATCATAATTACACCCTTTTTCAGCAGAACATTAACATATAGCACCATTGGTAGCAGTAGGGCAACTATAGCAACAAAAGTTTTCAGTTTATACACATGCATCTACCACCAGTGCAATCCTAATGACAATAGCATTAGACTCACAAAGAAACTATTAGCGATCCTGACAAGAACGGCAGAGGGTACCATGGGACAGCTCACAGAAAGCTCGGACATTATCAGCCAAATGAGACGTCGACCGTGCTCCGGCCACTGTCCTATGCAGTGACAATAGTGATTGGGCGCATCCCAGCTCCCCCAGTGTGCTGCATCAAATTATCAAACTGGAAGCATCAGCAAGACAGTAATCAAGCAGATAAGTTCCACACGACCCAATGAGCCGGGAAACGAGAATAATCACAGCTCAAGTACAACCTTCAGGTACTAAGCTTCAAATTGATTAGCAAGTCAGATGTTTCTCCCGGGAAACAAAATGAAATTCTCGTTCAGGAAAGCCAAATACATACAAagatgtgaaaatatttttttatacttcCAAACTTAGAAAACGTGCGAGAACAGATTCAACACCGGATTGATAAAGCGTTTCCCTAAAATTCGAAGATACAATGAATGGGGTGAACACAAAATTTAGACCTGGGATTGGAAAAGGAGAGGCGGCGTGAGTTGAGGCGAGTGGACGAAACGGGAGGAGAACGCAGGGTGCGTAGGGTGGAGAGCGGCGGCGATGAGCGGGAGGCGGAAGCCCTAGCGGTGGACATGAGTGACCGGGAAAGCGAGCCGCGCCAAGCCATTGTTGCTGCTTCGTGTGAAATTAGGGAGAAATGCGAGGGTTTTAGAAAATGATGCAGGATAGTCTATAGCGCGGTCActcatttttcaaaattaatcttAACTACATTAATAATTCTTCAAATCTGAAATAATTATACTAAGATTTTAGACGACTGTCTCATaattgttttttcttttaagcaatctcatatatatttttttttttctgaaggAAGTATCTCATAATTTTGAGACTACTAATTAAGGAAAATAAATCAATTCCCATAAAAAAATATGACCTGTACTTTAACTAATTTTTGTATccagttaatttttttttgggaaggTTTTTTTTTATACAGATACTCCTATTAGACAGAATAGGTCTTGACAATTAAAAGTCAATCCACTTTTATACTTGCGGGCCAAATAAATTTGAGTTAAAAACCCTAgcccagaaaaaaaaaaaaaaaagctttcGATAAATTTgctttaaatataaattaattttttttgtagctgttagattataaaaatatttttttaaatgaattttTAGTTATGATTCAAATTACATAAGGGCCaactttttgttttttgaattcGTCTTATTACTCATAAaatttagagtggatttttaaaatggccactttcatattgtaaagataaaaaatgtccactaaaataaaaaacataaaaaatgtccactgttaccaaaatacccttcacattaaaaattaaaaaaatgtccactttacatcacccctttaaaaaatcccgcaattcacaaccagtgtgaattcacaaccaaattggttgtgaattcacactggttgtgaattgtgaattcacaaccaatcgaattcacaaccagaattttttgtttgtgaattcacaaccaatcgaattcacaatcaaaatttaattcacaaccaaatttttttgtttgcgaattcacaacctaaatttaattcacaatcagaattttttgattgtgaattcacaaccaaaatttaattcacaaccagaattttttttgttgtgaattcacaaccagaaattattttggttgtgaattcaaggagttgtgaatttgagtttttaaagtttgaattcacaactgaaattagaatttattttggttgtgaattcgagttttagttgtgaattcgagaatattaagttgtgaattcatcgagctgattgtgaattcaaaaacattaagttgtgaattcatcgaattggttgtgaattcatagatctagttgtgaatttaaaaacattaagttgtgaatttataaatgtgattgtgaatttaagaaaattaaattgtgaattcataaatctcaTAAACACCATTGCAAAACCGCATCTTGAAATAGCTTCAACATCTCATTGAGGACTTCCATCAAACAGGTTGCATTCAATATCATtatgtgagaaaaaaaaaaatttagtccAAGCAAGGGAATCAAATCTACATCCCATCTAGGAAATTCCCGTCAATTCAGTAGtgaataaacaaaaaatacagTAAATAGCACCAGAATTTATTCCAAATGTCGAACAAATGTAGCAAAATAGGTTGAGCCGAACGTTCCGCCGCGCCGGCAGCCTCCATGCGCCGGCGGCGGCTGAGCCACCTGCTGCAAATCATGACCTCAGCTCCTCCAATTCTACTTCCGCCGACTCCGATCTGAGCTCGTACGAAGCGGCGTGCCGCTCCGACCCCGACCTCCAAAACTTCGACTCGAAGCTCCAGATCCGCACAAGCCGCGCCATCAACTCCATCTCCGTGGTCCTCGACGTCTGCTCCCTCCCCCTCGACTCCCTCCGCGAAGTCACCGAATACCTCCTCGAGATGAACCAGGAGGTCGTCACAATCATCCTCCAAAACAAGCGCGACATTTGGAAAGACGACGAATTCTCCGATCTCGTCGTCTTTGAGAATTGCCTCCTCACCTTGGATTTTTGCACCACCCTGCGATTCGTGCCTCAAACGCGCCGCGCGCATCGAATCCATCGTCAACGTCGCCCTCCGCAAATTCGACGACGACCGAGCAAATGCGGGGAGGAATTACTCGAGAACTCTGGCGGAATTGAGGAATTTCAGCGCCGTCCGTCGcaggagagagaggagagagggagtgGGGCATACCAGTGGCTGAACGTGTAGCGGAGCAGAAGAAATAGCGTGAGAGAGAATTTCTCATATGAAGCTACAGTGACAGCGCAGCTGGCGGCGATCGACGGCAACGCCACTCCAGATCTCCGGCGATCGATGGTGGCTGTGCGGCGTTTGAATCTAGATGGGCGGCGTCGTTTTCGGCGTTGCTATGGGCGGAGATGACGAGGCcggggcggcggcgcttcgccggAGGAGAGAAAGAAGAAGGGAGGGGAGAGAGAGGGCGAGAGAATTGAGCGAGCGTAGAGAGAGACAAAGTGtagctaatttttttaattttaaaggaGGGTATTTCCGTCTTTTCAAttaaaaagtggacagtttttattatttttatcttagtggacaatttttatctttacaatatgaaagtggatagttttatatattaactctaaaatttatcataattttacactaatttttatttttattttaaaattgatttgtaGCTATACCACCCCATAGGATTTATACATATTTAGGCCAAGTAAATGATTGTTTTCGACGAACTACACAAGGCCCAATTTTAGGAACTttctaaaatttattaattagaattttaaaaatagattttttgTCTTGCACTAGAAGTAGAAAGAAATGTGCTTCACTATCTGCCATTTCAATGATACACTAATATCATATCTCTTGTACATATAAGATTCAACATGAAGTGGCCATCTTTTTTAGCATCAACATCTACAATAATTATATGTGGTCAGATATATAGATGGCGAACTTCTATTACAATTGCACTTCAATCTCTAAAGCCACATACCAAGGGAGAGGTTTGGTGGCAATAATTCTTCAAATGAAATCAACAAAGTTTTGAGTCATTCTTTGTGAAGCGTGAAGATCCATTTACAAGAGTGTACGCTTGTCTACGCATTCCAAGTGGTGGTTGAAAGTGTAAAGCATGCCCGATGAGATATTAGCAGTGACCGTAGTTCCTCTATAATGCAACCTCTTCAAACCATTTCCACCATTCTTGGACCAAATGCCAAGTTGATCGAGCTCTCCTCCACTCCAGCAAACACTCACAGTAAGGCTGCCGCGCACCTTGAGCCCCTTCACGCACCCGTTTGCCCATTTCTCTCGCGGAAGAGCTGGTAGCAGGTACAAGTCTCTCACGCTGCTCTGCACTAGCATCTCTGCCACTGCTGCCGAAAACCTGGTACAGAATCATTCATATCTCAGTTGTTCAGCTTCAACAGAGAGAGATTTGTTGATTTGTTGTTATGTTACCCGAAGTTTGCATCGATCTGGAAAGGTGGATGAGCAGTGAAGAGGTTGGCGTATAGCCCTCCTTCAAAGTCGCTCTCGTGGTCAGGCTCTACTAGATCGAAGAGATGCTTTACCATCCGGTATGAATGCTCACTGTTATGCAGCCGTGCCCATGATGCAGCTTTCCATGTGGTCGACCATCCCGGACCCTCCTCTCCTGCTCAAAAACACGATGAATCAGGTTCAAGCGAGGCAActaataattatttgaagttcGTTACACCACAAACCTCTTTTGATTAAGGTGTTCTCAGCTGCTTTACATAGATCAGGGGTCTGCTCGATGTTGATGCTATGCCCGGGGAAAAGCCCAAATAGATGTGACAGATGCCTGTGGTGCACCTCTGGATCTGCAAACTCCTCTGCCTACAAACGGTGAAGgaacatgaaaataaaattaacttactCGCACAACTTGCAGAGGCCCGTTAGATAACTGAGACTTACCCATTCCATGATGGAGCCATCCTTTGCAACCATGGTTGGCCTAAGGCGTGCTTGAGCTTTATGGACTCGTGCAACTAGATCATCGCTTTTTCCCAGTTCCTACATTTCAGTTTTGAACTCAGTTGGCTCATAACGGCATATAGAAGTCAAGATTCTAGAGTATGTGATGTGATGTGATGATTCAGCGGAAGAGATTTACCTCAGCAGCAGAAACAATGTTGGAGAAAACCTCGCTAATAATTTGCATGTCCATGGTTGCAGAGTAGCTTACACTAGCAGGCCTACCATCCGGAGCAGTAAACATATGCTCCGGGGAGGTTGATGGATTTGTTTCAAGTCTCCCGCCAGGGCCTTCAATTAACCAATCCAGTAAAAACGATGCGCAGCCTTCCATTAATGGATATGCTTTGTTTCTTAAGAATTCCTACAAGCACGAAATTCAGATATTCAAATTTATAATCTGTGGGGCGACATGCCTTGCAAGAATAAAGGGGCAGGTGCTTTTCATGTGGCTTCTTCAGTATGCCCCTATGCAAAAATCTTGAGCAATACTTCCTCTAGACaaagtattttaaattaatgttaAGTAGAAACATGCTTAAATAAGTAGGGAGCACCTTAGTAAATGGATGCTATACACAATATACTCTCATGAATTGATAATATCCAATATCAATAAGATGAGTCTCGTAAAACCACACATATCTAATTTGCAAATGTTAGATGTAGAAACATCTAATTTGGGGAGAGGATTCTTACTTTGTCCATTGTATAAGCATAATGCTCCCATAAATGAGTACTAAGCCATGCTCCACCCATCGGCCACAAAGCCCACACAGCTTGACCACGATCTGGAGATGTTTTGGCCCATATATCAGATACCTGATGTGTAACCCAACCGCTTGCTCCATAGTTCACCTGTAACATTCTGCAGCTAAATGCTGAAGGTTGTACAAAACAAGAAGTGTTCTTCTAAGCTAAGATAAATAGGTGTTTTCAAGAATATGCCCTCCTGAAACTTAACCACGTAACAGGCCTCTCATTGATCATGAAAAGCATAACATATAATGTCGAGGGAGGGAGAGTGGGTGGTGACTCAATATCCAGCTTAAGCTATTGCATCTAGGGAGTTTCTTTCTATGTATTTCTGTATTGAGTTGTTCATCATTTCTGTATTGAGTTGTATCTAGCCATCATTTGTTCATCATTTCTGGTTGTGAAAGGTACTTG
This window encodes:
- the LOC131005309 gene encoding uncharacterized protein LOC131005309 isoform X1 translates to MAWRGSLSRSLMSTARASASRSSPPLSTLRTLRSPPVSSTRLNSRRLSFSNPSTLGELGCAQSLLSLHRTVAGARSTSHLADNVRAFCELSHGPEHIWTRRAGAQI
- the LOC131005309 gene encoding uncharacterized protein LOC131005309 isoform X3; its protein translation is MAWRGSLSRSLMSTARASASRSSPPLSTLRTLRSPPVSSTRLNSRRLSFSNPSTLGELGCAQSLLSLHRTVAGARSTSHLADNVRAFCELSHGT
- the LOC131005309 gene encoding uncharacterized protein LOC131005309 isoform X2, whose protein sequence is MAWRGSLSRSLMSTARASASRSSPPLSTLRTLRSPPVSSTRLNSRRLSFSNPSTLGELGCAQSLLSLHRTVAGARSTSHLADNVRAFCELSHGTLCRSCQDR